TACAGACCTCACAACACCTGGCAGGTCCTAGACCTTGATGTAAGCAGTTTGCAGAACTATCACCCACTGTCAGAGACTTGCAGGGTGCCATTTCCCTCTTGGCTTCTGTGAGAGGATGCATGTAGAGTGGATAGTTGTTTCCTCCTCAGTTGGCATGGTggcttgaattttctttttgttcctcacAGAATATACGTTTGTTTTCTTCCAGTAATACAAGAATCTCCAGAGGAAGGAGTCAGATGGTCCATAATGAGCTTGACAGGCATTTCTTCCAAAGACGCTGGGGATTACAAATGTAAGGCCAAAAATCTGGCTGGGATGTCAGAAGCTGTGGTTACTGTGACAGTGCTTGGCATTACCACAACTCCAATACCACCAGACACTTCTGAAAGAACTGAAGATCATCCTGAGTGGGATGTCCAGCTGGGATCTGGAAGATCTACATCTGTATCTAGCGCATCATCATATCTTTggtcctcttccttctcccccacatcttctttttctgcttctacTTTGTCTCCTCCCTCTACTGCTTCCTTCTCTttatctcctttctcctcctccactgTTTCTTCAACCACAACTCTGAGCACAAGCATCTCAGCAAGTACCACCATGGCCAACAAGCGATCATTCCAGCTCCACCCAGGtgggaaaagaaatttaaaggtgGCAAAGAATGGAAGTAAGCTTCCTCCAGCCAGCACAAGTAAGAAAGAAGAGCTGGCATTGTTGGATCAAACAATGCTTACGGAGACAAATGCCACAATAGAAAACCTCAGGGTGGTCAGTGAGACTAAAGAGAGTGTGACATTGATGTGGAATATGATCAACACCACACATAACTCTGCAGTGACTGTGTTGTATTCCAAGTATGGTGGGAAGGACCTGCTGCTGTTGAATGCAGACTCCAGCAAGAATCAAGTAACCATAGATGGCTTGGAACCCGGTGGGCAATACATGGCCTGTGTCTGTCCAAAAGGAGTGCCTCCCCAGAAAGACCAATGCATCACATTTTCTACCGAAAGAGTTGAAGGAGATGATTCTCAATGGTCTCTCCTTCTCGTGGTGACCAGCACTGCCTGTGTTGTTATCTTACCATTGATTTGTTTCTTGTTGTACAAAGTTTGCAAACTGCAATGTAAATCAGAACCTTTTTGGGAAGATGATTTGGCAAAGGAGACTTATATCCAATTTGAGACCCTGTTTCCCAGGTCTCAAAGTGTAGGTGAGCTCTGGACACGAAGGCACAGGGATGACTCAGAGAAATTGCTGCTTTGTTCTAGGTCAAGTGTGGAATCTCAGGTGACTTTTAAAAGTGAAGGTTCCAGACCAGAGTATTATTGCTAAGGTTCTGCAGCTCAGGTGCATGTGAGCTACAAAACTAGCATCTAAGGGTATAATTGACCCTAGGTTTGGGTGACTTTTGGACAGACTTTCACATTGTACATGAAAATCacaaatggaatgcttttaagtatgtttaaaaaataccatGAGACCTCTGAActgaaaagacaaataatgttgatttttttttcttgtgtggaAAAGgtctaagaaataatttttagagtggtgcttaataaattattaatactttT
This genomic interval from Gorilla gorilla gorilla isolate KB3781 chromosome 3, NHGRI_mGorGor1-v2.1_pri, whole genome shotgun sequence contains the following:
- the LRIT3 gene encoding leucine-rich repeat, immunoglobulin-like domain and transmembrane domain-containing protein 3 — protein: MDMNELPTNLPVDTVKLRIEKTVIRRISAEAFYYLVELQYLWVTYNSVASIDPSSFYNLKQLHELRLDGNSLAAFPWASLLDMPLLRTLDLHNNKITSVPNEALRYLKNLAYLDLSSNRLTTLPPDFPESWSHLVTTPSGVLDLSPSRIILGLQDNPWFCDCHISKMIELSKVVDPAIVLLDPLMTCSEPERLTGILFQRAELEHCLKPSVMTSATKIMSALGSNVLLRCDATGFPTPQLTWTRSDSSPVNYTVIQESPEEGVRWSIMSLTGISSKDAGDYKCKAKNLAGMSEAVVTVTVLGITTTPIPPDTSERTEDHPEWDVQLGSGRSTSVSSASSYLWSSSFSPTSSFSASTLSPPSTASFSLSPFSSSTVSSTTTLSTSISASTTMANKRSFQLHPGGKRNLKVAKNGSKLPPASTSKKEELALLDQTMLTETNATIENLRVVSETKESVTLMWNMINTTHNSAVTVLYSKYGGKDLLLLNADSSKNQVTIDGLEPGGQYMACVCPKGVPPQKDQCITFSTERVEGDDSQWSLLLVVTSTACVVILPLICFLLYKVCKLQCKSEPFWEDDLAKETYIQFETLFPRSQSVGELWTRRHRDDSEKLLLCSRSSVESQVTFKSEGSRPEYYC